A single region of the Marinobacter nanhaiticus D15-8W genome encodes:
- a CDS encoding CoA-binding protein encodes MPESRPDQLRQILESVRTIALVGASEKPHRDSHSVMAFLQGRGYRVIPVNPRLAGGQLLGETVYPNITSIPDAIDMADLFLASRRVGPIVDEAIRKGVGVVWMQIGVIDEEAAQRAEDAGLKVVMDRCPKQEIPRLGVPLATA; translated from the coding sequence ATGCCCGAAAGCCGTCCGGACCAATTGCGCCAGATCCTTGAATCGGTTCGTACCATTGCCCTGGTGGGCGCCAGCGAAAAACCGCACCGTGACAGCCATAGTGTCATGGCCTTCCTGCAGGGCAGGGGCTATCGGGTCATCCCCGTCAATCCGCGACTGGCGGGCGGCCAACTGTTAGGCGAGACGGTCTACCCCAACATTACCAGTATCCCCGATGCTATCGACATGGCGGACCTGTTCCTAGCAAGCCGTCGGGTCGGCCCGATCGTGGACGAAGCCATCCGCAAGGGTGTGGGTGTGGTCTGGATGCAAATCGGCGTCATTGATGAAGAAGCCGCCCAACGGGCAGAAGACGCCGGACTCAAGGTTGTTATGGACCGCTGCCCGAAACAGGAGATCCCCCGCCTGGGCGTCCCTTTGGCTACAGCCTGA
- the folE gene encoding GTP cyclohydrolase I FolE, whose translation MTDKTDTIAQSFKTIMQALGEDTRREGLLDTPRRAAKAMQFLTQGYAQDLESVVNNATFESDMDEMVVVQDIELYSLCEHHLLPFIGKCHIAYIPQGRVLGLSKLARIVDMYARRFQIQENLTRQIAEAVENVTGAEGVGVVIEAQHMCMMMRGVEKQNSLMKTSVMLGSFRKSQATRNEFLTLISRR comes from the coding sequence ATGACGGACAAGACGGACACCATCGCGCAAAGTTTCAAGACCATCATGCAGGCCTTGGGTGAAGACACCCGCCGAGAAGGTCTGCTCGACACTCCCCGACGGGCCGCAAAGGCCATGCAGTTCCTGACCCAGGGCTATGCCCAGGATCTGGAAAGCGTCGTCAATAATGCCACCTTCGAATCGGATATGGACGAGATGGTGGTGGTGCAGGATATCGAACTCTACAGTCTCTGCGAGCATCACCTGCTGCCCTTCATCGGCAAGTGCCATATCGCCTACATCCCCCAGGGCCGGGTATTGGGGCTGTCCAAGCTGGCACGCATCGTGGACATGTACGCGCGGCGCTTCCAAATCCAGGAAAACCTGACCCGCCAGATTGCCGAAGCGGTGGAAAACGTCACCGGCGCCGAAGGCGTGGGCGTGGTCATTGAGGCCCAGCACATGTGTATGATGATGCGCGGTGTCGAAAAACAGAACTCCCTCATGAAGACCTCGGTGATGCTCGGCAGCTTCCGCAAATCCCAGGCCACCCGCAACGAGTTCCTGACCCTTATCAGCCGTCGCTGA
- the folX gene encoding dihydroneopterin triphosphate 2'-epimerase, whose translation MTPSTVDHQATVRIKDLLLRAYIGIKEEEINNQQDVLINVKLRYDATAAVNNNEIESALNYRTITKQIIHHVDGNRFALLERLTHEVLMIVMDHAAVQWAQVEIDKPHALRYAESVSVTLQAHREAA comes from the coding sequence ATGACCCCATCGACAGTCGATCACCAGGCTACCGTCCGTATCAAGGATCTACTGCTGCGCGCCTACATCGGCATCAAGGAAGAAGAGATCAACAACCAGCAGGATGTACTGATCAACGTCAAGCTGCGCTACGATGCCACCGCCGCGGTCAACAACAACGAGATCGAATCTGCCCTCAACTATCGCACGATCACCAAACAGATCATTCACCATGTGGATGGCAATCGCTTCGCCTTGCTCGAACGGCTCACCCACGAAGTGTTGATGATCGTCATGGATCACGCTGCCGTGCAGTGGGCCCAGGTAGAAATCGACAAGCCTCACGCGCTACGCTATGCCGAATCCGTCTCGGTGACCCTTCAAGCCCACCGGGAAGCCGCCTGA